The window CTAATCCACATAAATAGAAGCATTGTTTCCTCAAAATGATTTTGCCACTGAGCAAATTTCAATTTCCAGCTCgagtttactgtgaacactgaggctgtacccgctttaatttacagtttcagacagtggTCAAGTaagctactgtggctatttgatcataatatAGGCCTACCAGTGTgtcctaccatcaaaaacaactGAAAAAATGCATTCCAGAACAGTTTAACTtggctgttctatcattcagcctacggTAGCAGCCAATGTGTTGTGTTCAATGTAGGCCAACATTCCAtgagacatttgaaaaaagaaaTCGGGGtatgacattaacctgtttatccacttgtccttcagacaaagaggtgactgaaaatgttcttgttatttgatgcaagaaaccacttcacaaaataaaatgcattattattgaTATACCGTTATTGtctttaagacaaaaaaagctCTAGATTTTCTTTCAAatatgtctagaaatgtacacgttttgtgctcttgtgatcaaatgatctataactggtcTTAATTTATgattaggcataaggttaggAATGTGGTTATGGTTAGGTTCAAAATCCCATTTTAAGAAGAGGAATTGTAAAATAGGAAGCCTtaggactttgtggctgtggtaactagtgatgtTTAGAAACTCGAGCAGACAATGAATGTTGTTCGTATACTCTTTGTTCtttttatattttacattttgaATTGCTTTTACAATACAACAAATAAAGGTTAGGATAACGTacgtgtcaggttaggataattaacggttaaagttaggaaaagggttagctaCAATGCTACAGTTGTCAACAACTGTTGTCCCAACATAAAATAAACGCCCACAGACCAATGGCTAGCATCAATTGGTGTAACTTGATATCAAGACACACctatatcaattcaattcaattcaattcaagggctttattggcatgggaaacatgtgttaacattgccaaagcaagtgaggtagacaacataccgaatatataaagtgaaaaacaacaaaaattaacagtaaacattacacatacagaagtttcaaaacagtaaagacattacaaatgtcatattatatatatatatatatatatatatatacaatgtacaaatagttaaaggacaaaggataaaataaataagcataaatatgggttgtatttacaatggtgtttgttcttcactggttgcccttttctcgtggcaacaggtcacaaatcttgctgctgtgatggcacactgtggaattccacccagtagatatgggagtttttcaaaattggatttgttttcgaattctttgtggatctgtgtgatctgggggaaatatgtctctctaatatggtcatacattgggcaggaggttaggaagtgcagctcagtttccacctcattttgtgggcagtgagcacatagcctgtcttctcttgagagccatgtctgcctacggcggcctttctcaatagcaaggctatgctcactgagtctgtacatagtcaaagctttccttaattttgggtcagtcacagtggtcaggtattctgccgctgtgtactctctgtgtagggccaaatagcattctagtttgctctgtttttttgttaattctttccaatgtgttaagtaattatctttttgttttctcatgatttggttgggtctaattgtgctgttgtcctggggctctgtagggtgtgtttgtgtttgtgaacagagccccaggaccagcttgcttaggggactctccaggttcatctctctgtaggtgatggctttgttatggaaggtttgtgaatcgtttccttttaggtggttgtagaattgaatggctcttttctggattttgataattagtgggtatcggcctaattctgctctgcatgcattatttggtgttttacgttgtacacagaggatatttttgcagaattctgcgtgcagagtctcaatttggtgttcgtcccattttgtgaagtcttggttggtgagcggaccccagacctcacaaccataaagggcaatgggctctatgactgattcaagtatttttagccaaatcctaattggtatgttgaaatgtatgtttcttttgatggcatagaatgcccttcttgccttgtctctcagatcgttcacagctttgtggaagttacctgtggcgctgatgtttaggccaaggtatgtatagtttttgtgtgctctagggcaacagtgtctagatggaatttgtatttgtggtcctggttactggacctttttggaacaccattattttggtcttactgagatttactgtcagggcccaggtctgacagaatctgtgcataagatctaggtgctgctgtaggccctccttggttggtgacagaagcaccagatcatcagcaaacagcagacatttgacttcggattctagcagggggaggccgggtgctgcagacttttctagtgcccgcgccaattcgttgatatatatgttgaagagggtggggcttaagctgcatccctgtctaaccccacgaccctgtgtgaagaaatgtgtgtgttttttgccgattttaaccgcacacttgttgtttgtgtacatggattttataatgtcatatgttttacccccaacaccactttccatcagtttgtatagcagaccctcatgccagattgagtcaaaggcttttttgaagtcaacaaagcatgagaagactttgcctttgttttggtttgtttggttgtcaattagggtgtgcagtgtgaatacatggtctgttgtacggtaatttggtaaaaagccaatttgacatttgctcagtacattgttttcattgaggaaatgtacgagtctgctgttaataataatgcagaggattttcccaaggttactgttgacacatattccacggtagttattggggtcaaatttgtctccacttttgtggtttggggtgatcagtccttggttccaaatattggggaagatgccagagctaagtatgatgttaaagagttttagtatagccaattggaatttgttgtctgtatatttgatcatttcattgaggataccatcgacaccacaggcctttttgggttggagggtttttattttgtcctgtaactcattcaatgtaattggagaatccagtgggttctggtagtctttaatagttgattctaagatctgtatttgatcatgtatatgtttttgctctttattcttttttatagaaccaaaagattggagaagtggtttacccatacatctccattttggatagataattcttcgtgttgttgtttgtttagtgctttccaattttcccagaagtggttagagtctatggattcttcaattgcattgagctgatttctgacatgctgttccttctttttccgtagtgtatttctgtattgttttagtgattcaccatagtgaaggcgtagactcaggttttccgggtctctatgtttttggttggacaggtttctcaatttctttcttagatatttgcattcttcatcaaaccatttgtcattattgttaattttcttcggttttatATATCAGAAAACGCCTCTAATTGCGGTCTGCAATTATACCCTTCACGAAAAAAAAGACCAAAACGTCACAAAAACGTCTTCATAATATATCCGTGAACTGTTTCGACTGGGAAGCGTATGGTAAGCTTTTAGGTCGAGCCAACATGAGTCAGTCATAACAAATGAAGTGTTTTTTAAAAAACATATACAAAATATGTTGATGTTCATATACCATACAATATTGTTTTCTCATTCATAATCATGTTTATTCTAATCTCTAGCCTATCAACCAAATAGAAAGATATCAAACATTTTTGTCAAATTATGAAAACCAGCAGATGCACACCATCACTCACCAAGAAATTAGAACTTCATATCAGGGATAAAACACTCCCGTTGGACGCCGTAATGTCCTCAGATCCTGAAACGAACTATGACTGATTTCTTCGTCGAATGTGAGTATTTGGGTTAGAATATCGATCAGCTGCGTAATGACACTTTCACGCGCCTTTTCTGCTATTGTGCGGGCCGCTGCTGACGAATCTTGGTTGGTTGTCACTTGTTTTTCTAGTCCAAGTTTACTGGGCCTACTGATCGCTATTTGGTGAGAGCGCATATTCTGTAGCAACTTCAGTTGCTGTCTCCATTTGGGCCCCTCTCTGTGTCGCTGCCTGTAGCGCGATTGCACCTAGGTGCGCTTAAGTCACAAGAgtttccacctctcccactcaCGCGTCAATTGTTGTGCTATCGCTGGTATTTGTGGTAATTAAATGTTAATGACAACCACTTtccctatatacacacacacaccacatgacCTTTTTTCCCAACTGTTAACTGTTTACTTTAGTCAGCGAAAAGGGCCACAGGGAGTTGGAAAATGAGGCATAAGATCTAAAGTAAACACGTCTAAGAACATCCCAACTATACAAGGTTTAGGCTATATAAGATCACACATCAACATCTCCTTATGCAGATTACAGTTACTGTGTACTCATGGCATCTGGAAAGgctgagagaagagaaaggagacaTTCCTTGCTGTTGTCTAGCAGACCCCAAACTATTAAAATATATAaaagtaacctttatttaactaggcaagccagttaagaacaaattcttatttacaatgacgcctaccccggctaaacccgaacaacgctgggccaactgtgcacggccctatgggactcccaaccacggccggatgtgatacagcttggaattgaaccagggactgtagtgaccttttgcactgagatgcagtgccttagaccgctgtgccactcgggagcccaaaactACAGCATCTCTATTCAATAGATCCGTCTCTCTGCTATCTTTCTACTATCGAATACAAGCCTGGGGGGCATGTATTAGCTATGGCAGAGTTCTGGTGTTGACAGCAGCTGCACATGAAGCTTGTCTTTTCTATAATGGCTGCTACCTTTCCTCATCTCTTGTTTAATTTACACTCATTTGAAGGCCCAGGAAAGTGCTAATGAGGGAAAGGCAATGATGCACCGACAGGGTGTCCCCACCCCATGGCAACCCCAGGTGTCCCCACCCCATGCCAACCCCAGGTGTCCCCACCCCATGCCAACCCCAGGTGTCCCCACCCCATGGCAACCCCAGGTGTCCCCACCCCATGCCAACCCCAGGTGTCCCCACCCCATGCCAACCCCAGGTGTCCCCACCCCATGGCAACCCCAGGTGTCCCCACCCCATGCCAACCCCAGGTGTCCCCACCCCATGCCAACCCCAGGTGTCCCCACCCCATGCCAACCCCAGGTGTCCCCACCCCATGCCAACCCCAGGTGTCCCCACCCCATGGCAACCCCAGGTGTCCCCACCCCATGCCAACCCCAGGTGTCCCCACCCCATGGCAACCCCAGGTGTCCCCACCCCATGGCAACCCCAGGTGTCCCCACCCCATGGCAACCCCAGGTGTCCCCACCCCATGGCAACCCCAGGTGTCCCCACCCCATGCCAACCCCAGGTGTCCCCACCCCATGGCAACCCCAGGTGTCCCCACCCCATGCCAACCCCAGGTGTCCCCACCCCATGCCAACCCCAGGTGTCCCCACCCCATGGCAACCCCAGGTGTCCCCACCCCATGGCAACCCCAGGTGTCCCCACCCCATGCCAACCCCAGGTGTCCCCACCCCATGGCAACCCCAGGTGTCCCCACCCCATGGCAACCCCAGGTGTCCCCACCCCATGCCAACCCCAGGTGTCCCCACCCCATGCCAACCCCAGGTGTCCCCACCCCATGGCAACCCCAGGTGTCCCCACCCCATGCCAACCCCAGGTGTCCCCACCCCATGGCAACCCCAGGTGTCCCCACCCCATGGCAACCCCAGGTGTCCCCACCCCATGCCAACCCCAGGTGTCCCCACCCCATGCCAACCCCAGGTGTCCCCACCCCATGCCAACCCCAGGTGTCCCCACCCCATGTCAACCCCAGGTGTCCCCACCCCATGGCAACCCCAGGTGTCCCCACCCCATGCCAACCCCAGGTGTCCCCACCCCATGGCAACCCCAGGTGTCCCCACCCCATGGCAACCCCAGGTGTCCCCACCCCATGCCAACCCCAGGTGTCCCCACCCCATGCCAACCCCAGGTGTCCCTACCCCATGCCAACCCCAGGTGTCCCCCAGCAGGCGGCAGtcaccacaacaacacagagctCATCCAGGAGTCTCCCACAGATTGAATCAACCTGTTTAGAATATCTAAACATAATTTTGT is drawn from Oncorhynchus keta strain PuntledgeMale-10-30-2019 chromosome 37, Oket_V2, whole genome shotgun sequence and contains these coding sequences:
- the LOC127916602 gene encoding proline-rich protein 2-like, which translates into the protein MPTPGVPTPCQPQVSPPHGNPRCPHPMPTPGVPTPCQPQVSPPHGNPRCPHPMPTPGVPTPCQPQVSPPHANPRCPHPMPTPGVPTPWQPQVSPPHANPRCPHPMATPGVPTPWQPQVSPPHGNPRCPHPMATPGVPTPCQPQVSPPHGNPRCPHPMPTPGVPTPCQPQVSPPHGNPRCPHPMATPGVPTPCQPQVSPPHGNPRCPHPMATPGVPTPCQPQVSPPHANPRCPHPMATPGVPTPCQPQVSPPHGNPRCPHPMATPGVPTPCQPQVSPPHANPRCPHPMPTPGVPTPCQPQVSPPHGNPRCPHPMPTPGVPTPWQPQVSPPHGNPRCPHPMPTPGVPTPCQPQVSLPHANPRCPPAGGSHHNNTELIQESPTD